One part of the Bacillota bacterium genome encodes these proteins:
- the meaB gene encoding methylmalonyl Co-A mutase-associated GTPase MeaB has product MMNTTEELVNRILDGDRLALARAITVVENESPGHREIVKAAYRHSGRAYVVGVTGSPGTGKSTLTDGLIDAARNEGKKVGVIAVDPTSPFTGGAILGDRIRMQTRSIDPDVFIRSLATRGHLGGLSRATGATLHLLDAFGCDVIFIETVGTGQSEVEIMRYAHTVVVVAAPGMGDDVQAMKAGIMEIGDVFAVNKADREGAGRTALEIEYMLDMSPPGRGWRPPVVKTVAVSGEGIALLASKISEHAAYVRQSGEMQKHALQASEFDVSEVLAQAVVEPLIEKSKARGLWDDVISKVASRELDPYTAVDILIESRKTE; this is encoded by the coding sequence ATGATGAACACAACCGAGGAGTTGGTAAATAGAATACTGGACGGTGACAGGCTCGCGCTCGCGCGAGCCATCACCGTCGTTGAGAATGAATCGCCCGGCCACAGGGAGATCGTCAAGGCCGCGTACCGTCATTCCGGGCGGGCCTACGTGGTCGGCGTGACGGGGTCCCCGGGTACGGGCAAGAGTACTCTGACGGACGGGCTGATCGATGCTGCCCGCAATGAAGGCAAGAAGGTGGGCGTGATCGCGGTCGACCCGACCAGCCCATTCACCGGCGGCGCGATACTCGGTGACAGGATCAGGATGCAGACCCGTTCCATCGATCCTGACGTGTTCATAAGGAGCCTGGCCACGAGGGGCCACCTTGGTGGACTCTCCCGTGCCACGGGGGCGACCCTGCACCTGCTCGACGCGTTCGGCTGCGACGTCATCTTCATAGAGACGGTTGGAACGGGCCAATCTGAAGTCGAGATCATGAGGTACGCCCATACAGTGGTGGTGGTCGCGGCGCCGGGGATGGGCGACGACGTCCAGGCCATGAAGGCCGGCATCATGGAGATCGGCGACGTATTCGCCGTCAACAAGGCCGACAGGGAGGGCGCCGGCAGGACGGCGCTCGAAATCGAGTACATGCTGGACATGAGCCCTCCCGGGAGGGGATGGCGTCCGCCCGTGGTCAAGACCGTGGCCGTCAGCGGCGAAGGGATAGCTTTACTGGCGTCGAAAATCTCGGAACACGCCGCCTACGTACGGCAGAGCGGGGAGATGCAGAAGCACGCCCTGCAGGCGTCCGAGTTCGACGTCAGCGAGGTCCTAGCGCAGGCGGTCGTGGAGCCTCTCATTGAGAAGTCCAAGGCGCGGGGCCTCTGGGATGACGTCATCTCGAAGGTTGCGTCGAGGGAACTCGACCCGTACACGGCGGTGGATATCCTCATAGAATCACGGAAGACAGAATAA
- a CDS encoding sodium ion-translocating decarboxylase subunit beta, which produces MDASGVIKTLLDSTGFIGLTWGNIVMLGVGCILLYLAIAKGFEPLLLLPIGFGCVVANLPLTGIMAEGGLLKYLYFGVEHEIFPPLIFLGVGAMTDFGPLLANPSTLLLGAAAQLGVFIALLGAKALGFTIKEAASIGIIGGADGPTAIYTTMKLAPHLLGPIAVAAYSYMSLVPLIQPPIMRALTTKKERTVIMEQLRPVSRTEKILFPVVSGITVSLILPMVAPLVAMLMLGNLFREAGVVERLSKTAQNELINIVTIFLATSVGATMSAESFLNLQTIQIIGLGLVAFMGGTAGGLILGKVMYVLSGGKVNPLIGSAGVSAVPMAARVSQVVGQQENPGNFLLMHAMGPNVAGVIGTAVAAGTMLALLKR; this is translated from the coding sequence ATGGACGCATCGGGCGTTATCAAGACGCTTCTGGATAGCACCGGATTCATCGGGCTCACGTGGGGCAACATCGTGATGCTCGGTGTGGGGTGCATCCTACTCTACCTTGCCATAGCCAAGGGCTTTGAACCCCTGCTCTTGTTGCCCATCGGGTTCGGTTGCGTTGTGGCAAACCTCCCCCTAACGGGGATCATGGCCGAGGGGGGTCTCCTGAAGTACCTATACTTCGGAGTCGAACACGAGATATTCCCACCCCTTATTTTCCTCGGAGTGGGGGCGATGACCGACTTCGGCCCGCTCCTCGCTAACCCGAGCACTCTTCTCCTTGGGGCGGCCGCCCAGCTGGGCGTGTTCATCGCGCTCCTCGGAGCCAAAGCGCTCGGGTTCACGATCAAGGAGGCGGCCTCGATCGGCATCATCGGCGGTGCCGACGGTCCTACGGCCATTTACACGACGATGAAACTCGCCCCACACCTTCTGGGGCCCATCGCCGTGGCGGCGTATTCGTACATGTCGCTCGTGCCGCTGATTCAGCCACCGATCATGCGTGCGCTAACTACCAAGAAAGAGCGCACGGTCATCATGGAGCAGCTCAGGCCGGTCTCCAGGACCGAGAAGATCCTGTTCCCGGTCGTGTCGGGAATCACGGTCAGCCTCATCCTCCCGATGGTCGCCCCGCTGGTAGCCATGCTCATGCTCGGCAACCTGTTCAGGGAGGCCGGAGTCGTGGAGCGCCTCTCCAAGACGGCGCAGAACGAACTGATCAACATCGTGACCATATTTCTGGCCACATCGGTGGGCGCCACGATGAGCGCCGAGTCGTTCCTCAACTTGCAGACGATCCAGATCATTGGCCTCGGCCTGGTTGCATTCATGGGCGGCACAGCCGGTGGTTTGATCCTGGGTAAGGTCATGTACGTGTTGAGCGGTGGCAAGGTCAACCCGCTGATCGGCTCGGCCGGCGTTTCCGCCGTCCCGATGGCGGCGCGCGTGTCGCAGGTGGTGGGCCAACAGGAGAACCCCGGCAACTTCCTGCTCATGCACGCGATGGGCCCTAACGTAGCAGGCGTCATCGGCACTGCAGTCGCCGCGGGCACCATGCTGGCGCTGCTGAAGCGGTAG
- a CDS encoding biotin/lipoyl-binding protein: MRKFKITVNGKEYEVSVEEVGGGASPAVVAAPAPAPAPAPVKAEPAPAAPKAATAAAPAAKPKPTGGKDGLISAPMPGTISEILVQEGQQVKKGQVLIMLEAMKMQNEIMSPCDAAVASVHTSKGASVNTGDPLITLAK, translated from the coding sequence GTGAGGAAGTTCAAGATAACAGTCAATGGTAAAGAGTACGAAGTAAGCGTGGAAGAGGTCGGCGGCGGAGCCAGTCCAGCGGTAGTCGCGGCTCCAGCACCCGCACCCGCACCTGCGCCCGTGAAAGCTGAGCCTGCACCCGCGGCCCCGAAGGCGGCGACCGCCGCTGCTCCAGCGGCGAAACCCAAGCCAACCGGTGGCAAAGACGGCCTGATATCCGCACCGATGCCCGGGACGATAAGCGAGATCCTGGTCCAGGAAGGACAGCAGGTCAAGAAGGGCCAGGTATTGATAATGCTCGAGGCAATGAAGATGCAGAATGAAATCATGTCCCCGTGTGACGCCGCTGTCGCTTCGGTGCACACGAGCAAGGGAGCGAGCGTCAACACCGGGGATCCCCTGATCACCCTGGCGAAATAG
- a CDS encoding OadG family protein, with product MPDTMIGGLWLTIIDMSVVFLVLWVLALIIKAIKVFVAPFEKGSGPNGNGGGRKAPADEMEVVAAAEGESVEAVGAEVSSEVSAEVTAVISAAVAAYLEKPASGLVIGMQGTRREESLWAMAGRTRIMQSRELVRRRATA from the coding sequence ATGCCCGACACAATGATAGGCGGACTGTGGTTGACAATCATCGACATGTCGGTGGTTTTCCTGGTACTCTGGGTGCTCGCGCTCATAATCAAGGCTATCAAGGTGTTCGTGGCGCCGTTCGAGAAGGGTTCAGGCCCAAATGGGAACGGCGGCGGCCGCAAGGCGCCCGCGGATGAGATGGAAGTAGTGGCTGCCGCGGAGGGCGAGAGTGTCGAGGCGGTGGGGGCCGAAGTGAGCTCCGAGGTATCCGCCGAGGTTACGGCCGTGATCAGCGCGGCTGTGGCGGCTTACCTTGAGAAGCCGGCGTCAGGTCTCGTGATCGGCATGCAGGGAACCCGCAGGGAAGAAAGCCTGTGGGCGATGGCGGGGCGCACCAGGATCATGCAATCCAGAGAACTGGTTCGGAGGAGGGCTACGGCGTGA
- a CDS encoding methylmalonyl-CoA carboxyltransferase, whose protein sequence is MGIEEKLAELQKRRTEVQQGGGPDRLDKQRKSGKMTARERIDALVDAGTFVELDAFVEHRCTNFGMDKVRAPGEGVVTGYGYINGRPVCIAAQDFTVIGGSLGEAHALRIAKGLDLARKMGVPCICLNDSGGARIQEGVDALKGYGEIFYKNSIYSGVIPQISVIMGPCAGGAVYSPALTDFVFMVEGTSNMFITGPQVIKAVTGEDVSPADLGGATVHNRVSGVAHFWAQDEKQCLDMIKTLLSYIPSNNLEDPPRVDTGDDPNRTDENLRNLVPTDPNKPYDMKDLINGVVDRGTFFEVHQYYAENIIVGFARVNGRTVGVIANQPKVKAGCLDIDASDKACRFIRFCDCFNIPLVTFSDVPGYLPGVGQEHGGIIRHGAKLLYAYSEATVPKITLIVRKAYGGAYIAMCSRHLGADLVYALPTAEIAVMGPEGAANIIFRDEIANAQEQKAVRAQKIQEFRDKFANPYIAASRGFVDDVIDPKEIRPRLIGALEICRSKAETRPAKKHGNLPM, encoded by the coding sequence TTGGGCATTGAGGAGAAACTGGCCGAACTCCAAAAACGACGCACTGAGGTCCAGCAAGGAGGAGGTCCCGACAGGCTCGACAAGCAGCGCAAGTCAGGGAAGATGACCGCGAGGGAGCGGATCGACGCGCTGGTCGACGCGGGCACATTCGTCGAGCTGGACGCTTTCGTCGAGCACCGTTGTACCAACTTCGGGATGGATAAGGTCCGGGCGCCCGGTGAGGGTGTCGTGACGGGATACGGCTACATCAACGGCCGGCCCGTGTGCATTGCCGCCCAGGATTTCACGGTCATCGGTGGTTCACTGGGTGAGGCTCACGCGCTCAGGATAGCCAAGGGGCTGGACCTCGCCAGGAAGATGGGGGTCCCGTGCATCTGCCTGAATGACTCGGGCGGCGCGAGGATCCAGGAAGGCGTAGATGCACTGAAGGGTTACGGGGAGATCTTCTACAAGAACTCCATCTACTCCGGCGTGATCCCGCAGATTTCGGTAATCATGGGGCCGTGTGCTGGAGGTGCGGTGTATTCCCCCGCGCTCACGGACTTCGTATTTATGGTAGAAGGTACGAGCAACATGTTCATTACCGGCCCGCAGGTCATCAAGGCGGTTACCGGTGAGGACGTGAGTCCGGCCGACCTTGGCGGCGCCACCGTCCACAACAGGGTCAGCGGCGTGGCTCATTTCTGGGCCCAGGATGAGAAGCAGTGCCTCGACATGATCAAGACACTTCTCAGCTACATCCCCTCGAACAACCTCGAGGACCCGCCCAGGGTGGATACCGGCGACGACCCGAACAGGACTGACGAAAACCTGCGAAACCTCGTCCCGACGGATCCCAACAAGCCGTACGACATGAAGGACCTGATCAACGGGGTCGTGGACAGGGGCACGTTCTTTGAGGTCCACCAGTATTATGCCGAGAATATCATCGTCGGGTTCGCGCGGGTGAACGGCCGTACGGTCGGCGTCATCGCCAACCAGCCCAAGGTCAAGGCGGGCTGCCTCGACATCGACGCTTCCGACAAGGCGTGCAGGTTCATCAGGTTCTGCGACTGCTTCAACATCCCGCTCGTCACGTTCTCGGACGTCCCCGGTTACCTGCCGGGCGTCGGCCAGGAGCACGGCGGGATCATTCGCCACGGCGCCAAGCTCCTGTACGCGTATTCCGAGGCGACGGTGCCCAAGATCACCCTGATCGTACGCAAGGCATACGGCGGCGCGTACATCGCCATGTGTTCCAGGCATCTGGGGGCCGACCTGGTATATGCGCTCCCGACCGCGGAGATCGCTGTCATGGGACCCGAGGGTGCGGCCAACATCATATTCAGGGACGAAATAGCGAACGCCCAGGAACAGAAGGCCGTGCGCGCCCAGAAGATCCAGGAGTTCCGCGACAAGTTCGCCAACCCGTACATCGCCGCATCCAGGGGGTTCGTCGACGACGTCATCGACCCGAAGGAGATCAGGCCGAGGCTCATCGGCGCGCTCGAGATTTGCAGGAGTAAGGCCGAGACCAGGCCCGCCAAGAAGCACGGCAACCTACCGATGTAG
- the mce gene encoding methylmalonyl-CoA epimerase: MLVTRVDHIGVAVNSIDEAAKLYTDILGLKMHGVEEVAEQKVRVAFIPVGDSEIELIESTSPDGPVAKFIEAKGEGIQHIALRVKDIEKALEECKAAGLRLIDEKPRKGAGGAKIAFVHPKVTNGVLLEICERS; this comes from the coding sequence ATGCTGGTCACCAGGGTAGACCATATCGGTGTCGCGGTCAACAGCATCGATGAGGCCGCGAAACTGTACACAGACATCCTCGGGCTGAAGATGCACGGGGTTGAGGAAGTCGCCGAGCAGAAGGTGAGGGTCGCGTTCATCCCGGTCGGCGACAGCGAGATAGAGCTCATCGAGTCCACCTCACCTGATGGCCCCGTCGCGAAGTTCATCGAGGCCAAGGGGGAGGGCATCCAGCACATCGCGCTCAGGGTGAAGGACATCGAGAAGGCGCTTGAGGAGTGTAAGGCGGCCGGTCTCAGGCTTATCGACGAGAAGCCTCGCAAGGGCGCCGGTGGCGCGAAGATAGCGTTCGTGCACCCCAAGGTCACAAACGGCGTCCTGCTCGAGATTTGCGAGAGGTCGTAA
- a CDS encoding cobalamin B12-binding domain-containing protein, with protein MAETRVRVLVAKPGLDGHDRGAKVIARALRDAGMEIIYTGLRQTPEQIAEAALQEDVDVVGLSILSGAHLALFPRVIENLKKRGLKDVLVVAGGVIPHEDIPALKEAGVAAVFTPGASMREIVKFIEENVKKSV; from the coding sequence ATGGCAGAAACCCGAGTCAGGGTGCTGGTGGCTAAACCGGGACTGGACGGTCACGACCGCGGGGCGAAGGTCATCGCCCGCGCGCTCCGCGACGCCGGCATGGAGATCATATACACTGGATTGAGGCAGACGCCCGAGCAGATAGCGGAGGCGGCCCTTCAGGAAGACGTCGATGTGGTGGGCCTGAGCATCCTGTCCGGCGCTCACCTGGCGCTCTTCCCCAGGGTAATCGAGAACCTCAAGAAACGCGGGCTCAAGGACGTCCTCGTCGTGGCCGGTGGCGTAATCCCCCACGAGGACATACCCGCCCTCAAGGAGGCCGGGGTTGCCGCAGTGTTCACGCCCGGCGCTTCGATGCGGGAGATCGTGAAGTTCATCGAGGAGAATGTCAAGAAATCGGTATGA
- a CDS encoding methylmalonyl-CoA mutase family protein yields MYDKEKMERVKQVRKGWEEGPLAKSLAKAPESKPQFVTGSNIPVDRLYTPADVENLDYERDLGIPGQYPFTRGVQPTMYRGRLWTMRQYAGFGSAEDTNKRYKFLLQQGQTGLSVAFDLPTQIGYDSDHSLAEGEVGKVGVAIDSLADMETLFDGIPLDKVSTSMTINAPAAILLAMYIAVGEKQGVSADKLNGTIQNDILKEYAARGTYIFPPKPSMRLITDIFEFCSKNVPEWNTISISGYHIREAGATAVQEVAFTLANGIAYVDAAIKAGLDVDKFGPRLSFFFNAHNDLLEEVAKFRAARRLWARIMKERFGAKDPRSQMLRFHTQTAGSTLTAQQPDNNIVRVALQALSAVLGGTQSLHTNSRDEALALPSEDSVRIALRTQQLIAFESGVTNTVDPLAGSFYVEALTDKIEKEANAYIEKIDALGGSPVAIEKGFVQQEIQDSAYRYQKEVEKGERIVVGVNKFQIQEPPPKGLLRVDPAVGERQKQKIAKVKATRENTKVAAALGALEKAAAGSENLMPLILESVRCYATLGEICDTLRKVFGEYKSTVSI; encoded by the coding sequence ATGTACGACAAGGAAAAGATGGAACGGGTGAAGCAAGTCAGGAAGGGGTGGGAAGAGGGGCCGCTGGCGAAGAGCCTGGCCAAGGCGCCGGAGTCGAAGCCGCAGTTCGTTACCGGTTCCAACATCCCGGTCGACCGGCTGTACACCCCGGCGGACGTCGAGAACCTCGACTACGAGCGGGATCTCGGCATTCCTGGCCAGTACCCGTTTACCCGCGGCGTCCAGCCCACGATGTATCGTGGCCGGCTGTGGACGATGAGGCAGTACGCCGGGTTCGGTTCCGCGGAGGACACGAACAAGCGCTACAAGTTCCTCCTGCAGCAGGGTCAGACAGGACTCAGCGTGGCGTTCGACCTTCCGACGCAGATTGGTTATGACTCCGATCATTCGCTGGCGGAAGGCGAAGTCGGCAAAGTCGGTGTGGCTATCGACTCCCTGGCCGACATGGAGACCCTGTTCGATGGCATCCCGCTCGACAAGGTCAGCACGTCGATGACCATCAACGCTCCCGCCGCGATCCTCCTCGCTATGTACATTGCGGTGGGCGAAAAGCAGGGTGTGTCCGCAGACAAACTCAACGGCACCATCCAGAACGACATCCTCAAGGAATACGCAGCCCGGGGCACTTACATATTCCCGCCCAAGCCTTCAATGAGGCTGATCACCGACATCTTCGAGTTCTGCTCGAAGAACGTCCCCGAGTGGAACACGATCTCAATCAGCGGCTACCACATCAGGGAGGCCGGCGCGACGGCCGTCCAGGAAGTCGCGTTCACGCTGGCCAACGGTATCGCGTACGTCGACGCGGCCATAAAGGCGGGGCTGGACGTCGACAAGTTCGGGCCGAGGCTGTCGTTCTTCTTCAACGCGCATAACGACCTGCTCGAAGAGGTCGCCAAGTTCCGAGCGGCGAGGCGCCTCTGGGCCAGGATCATGAAGGAGAGATTCGGCGCCAAAGACCCCCGCTCCCAGATGCTCCGCTTCCACACTCAGACGGCCGGTTCCACGCTCACCGCTCAGCAACCCGACAATAACATCGTCAGGGTCGCGCTGCAGGCGCTCTCAGCGGTGCTCGGCGGGACCCAGTCCCTGCACACGAACTCCAGGGACGAGGCGCTCGCGCTGCCGTCCGAGGATTCCGTCAGAATCGCCCTCCGCACGCAGCAGCTCATCGCGTTCGAGAGCGGCGTGACCAACACGGTAGACCCGCTCGCAGGCTCGTTCTACGTGGAGGCGCTGACCGACAAGATCGAGAAAGAGGCCAATGCCTACATCGAGAAGATCGACGCGCTCGGCGGCTCGCCGGTCGCTATCGAGAAGGGATTCGTGCAGCAGGAAATCCAGGACAGCGCGTACAGGTACCAGAAGGAAGTCGAGAAGGGCGAACGAATCGTGGTCGGCGTGAACAAGTTCCAGATCCAGGAGCCGCCGCCCAAGGGACTGCTGAGAGTCGACCCGGCGGTCGGCGAGCGGCAGAAGCAGAAGATCGCGAAGGTCAAGGCGACCAGGGAGAACACGAAGGTTGCCGCCGCGCTCGGCGCGCTGGAGAAGGCGGCCGCCGGTTCCGAGAACCTCATGCCGCTCATCCTCGAGTCGGTACGGTGTTACGCGACGCTCGGCGAGATCTGCGACACGCTGCGTAAGGTGTTCGGCGAGTACAAGTCAACAGTGAGCATATAG
- a CDS encoding CoA transferase: MGMATRPLSGIKVLDLTRVLAGPYCAMVLGDLGADVMKVEIPGRGDDSREFGPFIGKESVYFISLNRDKRSMSLNLKKPQGKDLFKKLVSKSDVVLENYSPGTMEDLGIGYEELRKVNPRLIYAACSGFGHTGPYSRKPCYDQIAQGMGGIMSITGHPGGPPTRVGASIGDITAGLFTAIGILAALRHRDLTGEGQMVDVAMLDCQVAILENAIARYFASGKSPGRIGNRHPSLTPFTAMQTKDGYINIAVGNDPMWVRFCEAIGLPDLGKDPRFTTNPLRTQNWSELEPVLAGVFRTKSTQEWTAILEGAAVPCGPINTVEEVVNDPQIKAREMVVEVQQPGVGGVKMAGVPVKFSATPCSIEMPAPALGQHTFELLNSLLGLSVEEFDRLQAEGVV; the protein is encoded by the coding sequence ATGGGCATGGCTACCAGACCACTTTCGGGGATCAAAGTGCTGGATCTTACCCGGGTACTCGCGGGGCCGTACTGCGCCATGGTGCTCGGGGACCTCGGCGCCGACGTCATGAAAGTGGAGATCCCGGGCAGGGGCGACGATTCCCGCGAGTTCGGCCCCTTCATCGGGAAGGAGAGCGTCTACTTCATCAGCCTGAACCGCGACAAGAGGAGCATGTCTCTGAACCTGAAGAAGCCCCAGGGCAAGGATCTCTTCAAGAAGCTGGTGTCGAAGAGTGACGTCGTTCTGGAGAACTACTCTCCGGGAACGATGGAAGACCTCGGGATTGGTTACGAGGAGTTGAGGAAGGTCAACCCAAGACTTATCTACGCGGCCTGCTCGGGGTTCGGTCACACCGGTCCATACAGCCGCAAGCCGTGCTACGACCAGATCGCGCAGGGCATGGGCGGCATCATGAGCATCACCGGGCACCCGGGTGGCCCGCCGACAAGAGTGGGCGCCTCCATCGGCGACATCACTGCGGGACTGTTCACGGCTATAGGCATCCTTGCGGCCTTGCGTCACCGTGACCTCACCGGCGAAGGGCAAATGGTGGACGTGGCCATGCTTGACTGCCAGGTGGCTATCCTCGAGAACGCCATAGCGAGGTACTTCGCCAGCGGCAAGTCACCGGGCCGTATCGGGAACAGGCATCCATCCCTCACCCCCTTCACTGCGATGCAGACCAAAGACGGCTACATAAACATCGCCGTCGGCAACGACCCGATGTGGGTAAGGTTCTGCGAGGCAATCGGCCTGCCGGACCTTGGGAAAGACCCCAGGTTCACTACTAATCCGCTGAGGACCCAGAACTGGAGCGAGCTCGAGCCGGTACTCGCCGGCGTGTTCCGGACGAAGTCCACCCAGGAATGGACCGCGATCCTGGAGGGGGCGGCGGTGCCCTGCGGGCCGATCAACACTGTCGAGGAGGTGGTAAACGACCCGCAAATCAAGGCGAGGGAGATGGTGGTGGAGGTACAGCAACCCGGCGTCGGAGGAGTGAAAATGGCGGGCGTGCCGGTGAAGTTCTCGGCCACACCGTGCAGCATCGAGATGCCTGCTCCCGCGCTTGGCCAGCACACCTTCGAACTCTTGAACTCGCTTCTCGGTCTCTCCGTTGAGGAATTCGACAGGCTCCAAGCGGAAGGCGTCGTCTAG
- a CDS encoding HutP family protein — protein sequence MGDENAQSPGSGLENGLKVSFDVAGGIDAERAAMLLALTRTREEEDEVKRILSKVRGLKFAVTELGGMSDALRSKIGPQVVGACLSQEVIRKRSSDTHALLHALIEAERGLLTDAPMSASMSMKIAVVRQGSWIVCAIFGHSAFHVLTNHRRAGLGAMHLD from the coding sequence ATGGGAGATGAGAATGCGCAGAGCCCAGGTTCCGGTTTGGAGAACGGTCTGAAGGTCTCGTTCGATGTGGCGGGAGGTATAGACGCCGAGCGGGCTGCGATGCTGCTCGCCCTGACCAGGACTCGCGAGGAAGAGGACGAGGTCAAGCGCATCCTGTCGAAGGTACGAGGACTCAAGTTTGCAGTGACTGAACTCGGCGGGATGAGCGACGCGTTGCGATCGAAGATCGGCCCGCAGGTGGTAGGCGCGTGCCTGAGCCAGGAAGTGATACGAAAACGCTCGTCCGATACTCACGCGCTGCTCCACGCCCTGATCGAAGCTGAACGCGGGTTGCTCACCGACGCGCCGATGAGCGCCAGCATGTCCATGAAAATCGCCGTCGTACGGCAGGGGTCGTGGATAGTATGCGCGATCTTCGGACACTCGGCCTTCCACGTTCTCACAAACCACAGGCGTGCAGGTTTGGGGGCCATGCACCTTGACTGA
- a CDS encoding cation transporter has product MDFVSKALLRKFVGDYGDTQDPGVRRAYGYLEAWVGILGNVLLAGLNAALGLMLNSISLLAQSVHTAADVVTSVIVLAGFAAASRPPDEQHPHGHGRVETMASLVIAILLAIVGFEFASKAVGRIIGGAVVKGNPGVVAVLLAVGLAKEWMARFSISLGRAIGSPALEADAWHHRSDAVASALSSVSIASAVAGYPKVDAALGVAVSVLIAYTGVKLGWSSASVLMGERPDPELASAVDEVVRSVDGVKDMHRFVLHDYGATKVGSVHIQVAPDLNVKESHSIAGAVRRRLREEFSIDCVVHVEPGAEP; this is encoded by the coding sequence ATGGACTTCGTCAGTAAGGCGTTGCTGAGAAAATTCGTCGGGGACTATGGCGACACGCAAGACCCCGGGGTCAGACGCGCATACGGTTACCTGGAGGCATGGGTGGGCATCCTCGGGAACGTGCTGCTCGCGGGGCTGAACGCCGCACTCGGGCTCATGTTGAACAGCATATCGCTGCTCGCCCAGTCTGTCCACACGGCGGCGGACGTCGTCACCTCCGTCATCGTTCTCGCAGGCTTCGCGGCGGCGTCGCGGCCTCCGGACGAGCAACACCCGCACGGTCACGGGCGTGTCGAAACGATGGCCAGTCTCGTCATCGCCATCCTGCTGGCGATCGTCGGGTTTGAGTTCGCGTCCAAGGCTGTTGGCCGGATAATCGGCGGGGCGGTAGTTAAGGGCAACCCCGGCGTGGTTGCGGTGCTGCTGGCCGTCGGGCTCGCGAAAGAGTGGATGGCACGATTCTCGATATCGCTGGGCAGGGCAATCGGCTCGCCGGCGCTCGAGGCGGACGCCTGGCACCACAGATCCGACGCGGTTGCCAGTGCGCTGTCGTCAGTATCGATTGCCTCGGCTGTGGCGGGCTACCCCAAAGTGGACGCCGCACTCGGGGTCGCCGTTTCAGTGCTGATAGCCTACACCGGAGTCAAGCTCGGCTGGTCGTCGGCCAGCGTGCTTATGGGAGAGCGTCCGGACCCCGAGCTGGCCAGCGCTGTCGACGAGGTCGTAAGGTCCGTGGACGGCGTCAAGGACATGCACAGGTTCGTGCTGCACGATTATGGCGCGACGAAGGTTGGCTCGGTACACATACAGGTGGCTCCGGATCTTAACGTGAAGGAATCCCACAGCATAGCCGGCGCCGTGAGGCGTCGCCTGCGCGAAGAGTTCTCCATCGACTGCGTGGTACACGTCGAACCCGGCGCAGAGCCCTGA